One segment of Phaeacidiphilus oryzae TH49 DNA contains the following:
- a CDS encoding ABC transporter substrate-binding protein — translation MSRRSTVTGMAIVAALALGAAACSSSSPSSNSSSGASGGSAKPLVIEDNPISSFTNDFNPFDTKSSSSDENTNALVYEPLLQYNTLNSAQPPIPWLATKWAWSNGNKTLTLSLKQGVKWSDGQAFSSADVKFTMQLLAKNPGANRWGVPNVSSVSTPDANTVVLNYSTPQSAALANIGNTLIVPQHIWSSVTNPATAVIATSKAIGTGPFLVDKFTPQNITYKANNGYWGGAPKVKAVSLPAYANNDAATLALSSGQIDLAGNNINNVENTFVAKNPSTNHLFMEKPPYFPGTNTVVLLLNNKSTSAPALADAGVRKAISAGVDRQALATQCETNYELPASSSGGLTLPMDKAFLDSKVSDDLKPTTDSAKVTSLMQGAGYTKTGGKWTKGGQTVKFTIIDPNSFSDYWCGAQQIAKQLNAEGFDVTANGAYDPNTWSDAVTNGKYDASIHWGQGGTPFQRLQFIADSAQSAPVGQPAAGDLERYQSAAADAAVKTYESATTTDQAQAALNKLQEQIAADAPSTPILYGAGWYEYSTANFTGWANESNPYVNPAPNDQNYEYLVLHLKPNS, via the coding sequence ATGAGTCGCAGATCCACCGTCACGGGGATGGCGATCGTCGCCGCCCTGGCCCTGGGGGCCGCGGCCTGTTCCAGCTCCAGCCCGAGCTCGAACTCGTCGTCGGGCGCCTCCGGGGGCTCGGCGAAGCCGCTGGTCATCGAGGACAACCCGATCTCGTCCTTCACCAACGACTTCAACCCGTTCGACACCAAGTCGTCCAGCAGCGACGAGAACACCAACGCGCTGGTCTACGAGCCCCTGCTGCAGTACAACACCCTCAACTCGGCCCAGCCGCCCATCCCGTGGCTGGCCACCAAGTGGGCCTGGAGCAACGGCAACAAGACCCTCACGCTGAGCCTGAAGCAGGGCGTGAAGTGGTCCGACGGCCAGGCGTTCAGCTCGGCCGACGTCAAGTTCACGATGCAGCTGCTGGCGAAGAACCCCGGCGCGAACCGCTGGGGCGTGCCCAACGTCTCCTCGGTCAGCACCCCTGACGCCAACACCGTGGTGCTGAACTACTCCACCCCGCAGTCGGCCGCGCTGGCCAACATCGGCAACACGCTGATCGTTCCGCAGCACATCTGGTCCAGCGTCACCAACCCGGCCACCGCGGTGATAGCCACCAGCAAGGCGATCGGCACCGGCCCGTTCCTGGTGGACAAGTTCACCCCGCAGAACATCACCTACAAGGCCAACAACGGCTACTGGGGCGGCGCGCCGAAGGTGAAGGCGGTCTCGCTGCCCGCCTACGCCAACAACGACGCGGCCACCCTGGCGCTCTCCTCCGGGCAGATCGACCTGGCCGGCAACAACATCAACAACGTCGAGAACACCTTCGTCGCCAAGAACCCGAGCACCAACCACCTGTTCATGGAGAAGCCGCCGTACTTCCCCGGCACCAACACGGTGGTCCTGCTGCTCAACAACAAGTCGACCAGCGCCCCGGCGCTCGCCGACGCCGGCGTCCGCAAGGCGATCAGCGCCGGCGTCGACCGGCAGGCCCTCGCCACCCAGTGCGAGACCAACTACGAGCTGCCCGCGTCCTCCTCCGGCGGACTGACCCTGCCGATGGACAAGGCCTTCCTGGACTCGAAGGTCTCCGACGACCTCAAGCCGACCACCGACTCGGCCAAGGTCACCTCGCTGATGCAGGGCGCCGGCTACACCAAGACCGGCGGCAAGTGGACCAAGGGCGGCCAGACCGTCAAGTTCACCATCATCGACCCCAACTCCTTCAGCGACTACTGGTGCGGCGCCCAGCAGATCGCCAAGCAGCTGAACGCCGAGGGCTTCGACGTCACCGCGAACGGCGCGTACGACCCGAACACCTGGAGCGACGCGGTCACCAACGGCAAGTACGACGCCAGCATCCACTGGGGCCAGGGCGGCACGCCGTTCCAGCGGCTGCAGTTCATCGCCGACTCGGCGCAGAGCGCGCCCGTCGGCCAGCCGGCGGCGGGCGACCTGGAGCGCTACCAGTCCGCGGCCGCGGACGCCGCGGTGAAGACCTATGAGAGCGCCACCACCACCGACCAGGCGCAGGCCGCCCTCAACAAGCTGCAGGAGCAGATCGCGGCGGACGCGCCCAGCACCCCGATCCTGTACGGCGCCGGCTGGTACGAGTACTCCACGGCCAACTTCACCGGCTGGGCCAACGAGTCCAACCCGTACGTCAACCCGGCACCGAACGACCAGAACTACGAGTACCTGGTGCTGCACCTGAAGCCGAACTCCTGA
- a CDS encoding ABC transporter ATP-binding protein — MTTTVSPEVVHGPPASGVPALEARHLTKHFPVHSLGRGPRQVVHAVEDVSLALPYGTVTAVVGESGSGKSTLTRMLTRLIKPTSGELLLDGAPVGADGRSRRDYTGQVQMVLQDPFSSLNAAHSVRYHLSRPLRLHGTPRSQVEQRSLELLERVALHPASTYLDKYPHELSGGQRQRVAIARALAVNPRVLLADEPVSMLDVSIRLGVLNLLDELRERERLAVLYVTHDIASARYLADCVVVMYAGQVVESGPAARITDDPKHPYTQLLLSAAPDPERQEPVELRGRGAPPSLVAPPSGCRFHPRCPFAMDVCREQTPPPFPIGTAPDGGRQVAACWLSAGAPATPQPPTAPEFPSGPESDTAAEA; from the coding sequence ATGACCACCACCGTGTCCCCCGAGGTGGTCCACGGCCCGCCCGCCTCCGGCGTCCCGGCGCTGGAGGCCCGCCATCTCACCAAGCACTTCCCGGTGCACTCGCTGGGCCGCGGCCCCCGGCAGGTCGTCCACGCCGTCGAGGACGTCTCGCTGGCGCTGCCGTACGGCACGGTCACCGCCGTGGTCGGCGAGAGCGGCAGCGGCAAGTCGACGCTGACCCGGATGCTGACCCGGCTGATCAAGCCCACCTCGGGCGAACTCCTGCTGGACGGCGCCCCGGTGGGCGCGGACGGCCGCTCCCGGCGGGACTACACCGGCCAGGTGCAGATGGTCCTCCAGGACCCGTTCTCCTCGCTGAACGCCGCGCACAGCGTCCGCTACCACCTCTCCCGCCCGCTGCGGCTGCACGGCACCCCGCGCTCGCAGGTGGAGCAGCGCTCGCTGGAGCTGCTGGAGCGGGTGGCGCTGCATCCCGCCTCCACCTATCTGGACAAGTACCCGCACGAGCTCTCCGGCGGCCAGCGGCAGCGGGTGGCGATCGCCCGCGCGCTGGCGGTCAACCCGCGGGTGCTGCTGGCCGACGAGCCGGTCTCCATGCTGGACGTCTCGATCCGGCTGGGCGTCCTCAACCTGCTGGACGAACTGCGGGAGCGCGAGCGGCTCGCGGTCCTGTACGTGACCCACGACATCGCCTCCGCCCGCTACCTCGCGGACTGCGTGGTGGTGATGTACGCGGGCCAGGTCGTCGAGTCGGGCCCGGCGGCCCGGATCACCGACGACCCCAAGCACCCCTACACCCAGCTCCTGCTGAGCGCCGCCCCGGACCCGGAGCGGCAGGAGCCCGTCGAACTGCGCGGCCGGGGAGCTCCACCCAGCCTGGTCGCGCCGCCCAGCGGCTGCCGGTTCCATCCGCGCTGCCCGTTCGCCATGGACGTCTGCCGGGAGCAGACCCCGCCGCCGTTCCCGATCGGAACCGCGCCGGACGGCGGACGGCAGGTGGCGGCCTGCTGGCTTTCCGCAGGTGCACCAGCAACACCCCAACCACCCACGGCACCTGAATTTCCGTCAGGTCCTGAGTCCGACACAGCCGCTGAGGCGTAG
- a CDS encoding ABC transporter ATP-binding protein produces the protein MTSTESTEPARLAAAAASAAQAGATADPAKSAVPVPRPQGEPVLEVRGLCVDYGLGPGGVQAVFDADLTLHRGEVLGLAGESGSGKSTLAYAVTRLLRAPGVITGGEVLFHSRPASHGDAPAGPEESIDLLSADAATLRRIRWSELSVVFQSAMHALNPVARVERQLTDVLRAHRPDLSAEARHERAVELLRMVGISADRLRAYPHELSGGMRQRAMIAMALALEPQVVIMDEPTTALDVVTQREILEELMQLRERLGFAVVFITHDLSLLLEMADSIAIMYAGRIVERAGAAELFRAPRHPYTLGLLNSFPALHGERVRMEGIPGSPPSLSDLPKGCTFHPRCPFAMDVCREQEPPLRPAVGDVPHRRVSCWLQDGSGPVPVELSARPPSGTTTGTPAPQARKGDRA, from the coding sequence ATGACCTCGACCGAATCGACCGAGCCGGCCCGGCTGGCCGCCGCGGCGGCCAGCGCCGCGCAGGCCGGCGCCACCGCCGACCCGGCGAAGTCCGCGGTGCCGGTCCCACGGCCGCAGGGCGAGCCGGTGCTCGAAGTGCGGGGCCTCTGCGTGGACTACGGGCTCGGCCCGGGCGGCGTGCAGGCCGTCTTCGACGCCGACCTGACCCTCCACCGGGGCGAGGTGCTCGGCCTGGCCGGCGAGTCCGGCTCGGGCAAGTCCACCCTGGCGTACGCGGTCACCCGGCTGCTCCGCGCCCCCGGCGTGATCACCGGCGGGGAGGTGCTCTTCCACTCCCGCCCGGCCTCGCACGGCGACGCGCCGGCCGGGCCCGAGGAGAGCATCGACCTCCTCTCCGCCGACGCCGCCACCCTGCGCCGGATCCGCTGGTCCGAGCTGTCGGTGGTGTTCCAGAGCGCGATGCACGCGCTCAACCCGGTGGCCCGGGTCGAGCGCCAGCTCACCGACGTGCTGCGGGCCCACCGCCCGGACCTGAGCGCCGAGGCCCGCCACGAGCGCGCGGTCGAGCTGCTGCGGATGGTCGGTATCAGCGCCGACCGGCTGCGTGCCTACCCCCACGAGCTCTCCGGCGGGATGCGCCAGCGGGCGATGATCGCCATGGCGCTGGCCCTGGAGCCGCAGGTGGTCATCATGGACGAGCCGACCACCGCGCTCGACGTGGTCACCCAGCGGGAGATCCTCGAGGAGCTGATGCAGCTCCGCGAGCGCCTCGGCTTCGCGGTGGTCTTCATCACCCACGACCTGTCGCTGCTGCTGGAGATGGCCGACTCGATCGCCATCATGTACGCGGGGCGGATCGTGGAGCGCGCCGGCGCGGCCGAACTCTTCCGCGCCCCCCGCCATCCGTACACCCTCGGGCTGCTCAACTCCTTCCCGGCGCTGCACGGCGAGCGGGTGCGGATGGAGGGCATCCCCGGCTCGCCGCCCTCGCTGAGCGACCTGCCGAAGGGCTGCACCTTCCACCCCCGCTGCCCGTTCGCCATGGACGTCTGCCGCGAGCAGGAGCCGCCGCTGCGGCCGGCCGTCGGGGACGTCCCCCACCGCAGGGTCTCCTGCTGGCTCCAGGACGGCAGCGGACCGGTCCCGGTCGAGCTCTCCGCCAGGCCGCCGTCCGGCACCACGACCGGCACCCCCGCCCCCCAGGCCCGGAAGGGAGACCGCGCATGA
- a CDS encoding ABC transporter permease has product MVIQTAATAEAPSGAPPASGRRRRRIPLPSSGKVYVGGAILLFFVLLAIFGPMVAPHAADWQANTTSSTPLPPSGKFWFGTDQQQHDIFSQVLSGGRDTLLIALVAGVVASFLSVAIGVTAGYMGGWVDEVLSALTNIFLALPGLLILMVLMRPLPPTSTSNPLLIGAVIAVTAWAWGARVMRAQTLSLRGQDYVESARVIGESRRRIMVFEILPNLLPILASSFIFTVIYGIGTYVALAWLGVINRRRSPGAPCSTRRRPTRR; this is encoded by the coding sequence ATGGTCATCCAGACCGCAGCGACCGCGGAGGCGCCTTCCGGCGCCCCGCCGGCCTCCGGCAGGCGACGCCGGCGGATACCGCTGCCCTCCTCCGGCAAGGTGTACGTGGGCGGGGCGATCCTCCTCTTCTTCGTGCTGCTGGCGATCTTCGGCCCGATGGTGGCCCCGCACGCCGCCGACTGGCAGGCGAACACCACCAGCTCCACCCCGCTTCCGCCGAGCGGCAAGTTCTGGTTCGGCACCGACCAGCAGCAGCACGACATCTTCTCCCAGGTGCTCTCCGGAGGCCGGGACACCCTGCTGATCGCGCTGGTCGCGGGCGTGGTGGCGAGCTTCCTCTCGGTCGCCATCGGGGTCACCGCCGGATACATGGGCGGCTGGGTGGACGAGGTGCTCTCCGCGCTCACCAACATCTTCCTGGCGCTGCCCGGCCTGCTGATCCTGATGGTGCTGATGCGGCCGCTTCCGCCCACCTCGACCTCGAACCCGCTGCTGATCGGCGCGGTGATCGCGGTCACCGCCTGGGCCTGGGGCGCGCGGGTGATGCGCGCCCAGACGCTCTCCCTGCGCGGGCAGGACTACGTGGAGTCGGCGCGGGTGATCGGCGAGTCCCGCCGGCGGATCATGGTCTTCGAGATCCTGCCCAACCTGCTGCCGATCCTGGCCTCGTCCTTCATCTTCACGGTGATCTACGGCATCGGCACCTATGTGGCGCTGGCCTGGCTCGGCGTGATCAACCGGCGAAGGTCACCTGGGGCACCATGCTCAACTCGGCGCAGGCCGACTCGGCGCTGA
- a CDS encoding ABC transporter permease: MTTLLRRLGFYAVAAFAAITINFFLPRMLPGSALQSLLGTMKSATLTPGQLQALAAQYGFSHQSLAAQYGTYLGNVFTGDLGTSTSRNTPVGALLSATVPWTIGLVGLATVLAFLLGTLLGIIAGWKRSGLLDALLPTATFFQSIPYFILAMLLLMTGGFYLKWFPLNGGYTTAGHGTALTTGWNWPFISSVLQHGVLPALTVALASIAGWIIGMRNMMITTMDEDYVLVAAAKGLPRRQVVWVAARNAILPSISNFALSISLVVTGSIITEIVFSYPGVGYQIYQAVTSTDYPLMQGILLVVTFTVLGANLLADIVYVLLDPRARREA; the protein is encoded by the coding sequence ATGACGACGCTGCTCCGCAGGCTCGGCTTCTACGCGGTCGCCGCCTTCGCCGCCATCACGATCAACTTCTTCCTGCCCCGGATGCTCCCCGGCAGCGCCCTGCAGAGCCTGCTCGGCACCATGAAGTCGGCCACCCTGACCCCCGGCCAGCTTCAGGCGCTGGCCGCTCAGTACGGCTTCTCCCACCAGTCCCTGGCCGCGCAGTACGGGACCTATCTGGGCAACGTCTTCACCGGTGACCTGGGCACCTCGACCTCGCGCAACACCCCGGTCGGCGCCCTGCTCTCGGCCACCGTGCCGTGGACGATCGGCCTGGTCGGCCTGGCGACGGTGCTGGCGTTCCTCCTCGGCACCCTGCTGGGGATCATCGCCGGCTGGAAGCGCAGCGGCCTGCTGGACGCGCTGCTGCCGACGGCGACCTTCTTCCAGTCCATCCCCTACTTCATCCTGGCCATGCTGCTGCTGATGACCGGCGGCTTCTACCTCAAGTGGTTCCCGCTGAACGGCGGTTACACGACGGCGGGTCACGGCACCGCCCTCACCACGGGGTGGAACTGGCCGTTCATCTCCAGCGTCCTGCAGCACGGCGTGCTGCCCGCCCTGACGGTCGCGCTGGCCTCGATCGCCGGCTGGATCATCGGCATGCGGAACATGATGATCACCACCATGGACGAGGACTACGTCCTGGTCGCGGCGGCCAAGGGGCTGCCGCGGCGGCAGGTGGTCTGGGTGGCCGCGCGGAACGCGATCCTGCCCAGCATCTCCAACTTCGCGCTCTCCATCTCGCTGGTGGTGACCGGCTCCATCATCACCGAGATCGTCTTCAGCTACCCGGGCGTCGGCTACCAGATCTACCAAGCGGTGACATCCACCGACTACCCGCTGATGCAGGGCATCCTGCTGGTGGTCACCTTCACCGTGCTGGGCGCCAACCTGCTCGCGGACATCGTGTACGTGCTCCTCGACCCCCGTGCCCGCAGGGAGGCCTGA
- a CDS encoding glycoside hydrolase family 1 protein, producing the protein MTSVESLKPQGNSAAPPGWPSFPPGFLWGAATAAYQIEGAVAEDGRTPSIWDKFSHTPGKVHNGDTGDITVDHYHRWRDDVRLMSELGLGAYRFSVSWPRVQPTGHGPAVERGLDFYRRLVDTLLEAGIAPVATLYHWDLPQDLENAGGWPVRETAERFGEYAHLVAEALADRVKTWSTLNEPWCSAFLGYGSGVHAPGRTNPSDALRAAHHLNLAHGRGMAALRAAGVREAGLTLNLHAVRPLTPSAADAEAARRIDAVGNRIFTGPILDGGYPEDLLSDTAHLVDWDRLVQHSDIAAIGAPIDQLGVNYYTPTLVSAPPSAAEQDRPAPRLSTAHGTGAGSPWPGAEDVLHHQPPGPVTAMGWNIDPSGLHDLLVGLHRAHPRLPLVVTENGAAFHDYVDPEGRVADPERIAYLHDHLLAVHRAIEDGADVRGYFQWSLLDNFEWAYGYSQRFGAVYVDYATQRRIPKASAHWYALAARQNAVPPVDRRAELPSGQPAEGSERPGERPIRPTDRSLPRTAF; encoded by the coding sequence ATGACTTCGGTCGAATCGCTCAAACCCCAGGGAAACAGTGCCGCCCCGCCCGGCTGGCCCTCCTTCCCGCCCGGCTTCCTGTGGGGGGCGGCGACGGCCGCGTACCAGATCGAGGGCGCGGTCGCGGAGGACGGGCGCACCCCGTCGATCTGGGACAAGTTCAGCCACACTCCCGGCAAGGTGCACAACGGGGACACCGGCGATATCACGGTCGACCACTATCACCGCTGGCGCGACGACGTCCGGCTGATGTCGGAACTCGGACTGGGCGCCTACCGCTTCTCCGTCTCCTGGCCACGCGTCCAGCCCACCGGCCACGGCCCGGCCGTCGAGCGCGGCCTGGACTTCTACCGCCGCCTGGTGGACACCCTGCTGGAGGCCGGGATCGCCCCGGTGGCCACCCTCTACCACTGGGATCTGCCGCAGGACCTGGAGAACGCCGGCGGCTGGCCGGTACGGGAGACCGCCGAGCGCTTCGGCGAGTACGCCCACCTGGTCGCCGAGGCGCTGGCGGACCGGGTGAAGACCTGGAGCACCCTGAACGAGCCCTGGTGCAGCGCCTTCCTCGGCTACGGCTCCGGGGTGCACGCCCCCGGCCGCACCAACCCCTCCGACGCCCTGCGCGCCGCCCACCACCTCAACCTGGCGCACGGGCGGGGGATGGCGGCGCTGCGCGCGGCCGGCGTCCGGGAGGCCGGGCTCACCCTCAACCTCCACGCGGTCCGCCCGCTGACCCCCTCCGCGGCCGACGCCGAGGCGGCCCGCCGGATCGACGCGGTCGGCAACCGGATCTTCACCGGCCCGATCCTGGACGGCGGCTACCCCGAGGACCTGCTGAGCGACACCGCCCACCTGGTCGACTGGGACCGGCTGGTGCAGCACAGCGACATCGCGGCCATCGGCGCCCCCATCGACCAGCTCGGCGTCAACTACTACACCCCCACCCTGGTGTCCGCCCCGCCGTCGGCCGCCGAACAGGACCGCCCGGCTCCGCGGCTGAGCACCGCCCACGGCACCGGGGCCGGCTCGCCCTGGCCCGGCGCCGAGGACGTCCTCCACCACCAGCCGCCGGGCCCGGTCACCGCGATGGGCTGGAACATCGACCCGTCCGGACTCCACGACCTGCTGGTCGGCCTCCACCGCGCCCACCCCCGGCTGCCCCTGGTGGTCACCGAGAACGGCGCCGCCTTCCACGACTACGTCGACCCCGAGGGCCGGGTCGCCGATCCGGAGCGGATCGCCTACCTCCACGACCACCTGCTGGCCGTCCACCGGGCGATCGAGGACGGCGCCGACGTCCGCGGCTACTTCCAGTGGTCCCTGCTGGACAACTTCGAATGGGCCTACGGCTACAGCCAGCGCTTCGGCGCGGTCTATGTGGACTACGCGACCCAGCGGCGGATCCCCAAGGCGAGCGCCCACTGGTACGCGCTGGCGGCCAGGCAGAACGCCGTACCGCCGGTGGACCGCCGGGCCGAGCTGCCGTCCGGGCAACCAGCCGAGGGGTCCGAGCGGCCCGGCGAACGGCCCATCCGGCCCACCGACCGGTCCCTGCCCCGAACGGCATTCTGA
- a CDS encoding LacI family DNA-binding transcriptional regulator, producing MSRTDGAAGARARDGAGARPTLEAVAERAGVGRGTVSRVINGSPRVSERAKAAVEQAIAELGYVPNRAARALVTSRTDSIAVVVPETETRLFSEPYFSEIIRGAVAELSDADKQALLILVRTERERTRLADYLAAQRVDGVLLVSVHGHDPLPGMLERLGLPTVLGGRRNDAETFSYVHADNVGGARAAVRHLAGRGRRVIATITGDLDQEGARARLDGWRAALAEAGLDADDSLVGVADFSERQGEAAMRELLARRPELDAVFVASDVMAAAAIRVLRAEGLRVPEDVAVVGFDDSFIARHTEPPLTSVRQPTEEMGRAMARILLSQLTDPERVHEQVVLGTELVVRGSA from the coding sequence ATGAGTCGGACGGATGGCGCCGCCGGGGCCCGTGCGCGGGATGGGGCCGGAGCGCGGCCGACGCTGGAGGCAGTGGCCGAGCGGGCCGGTGTCGGGCGCGGCACGGTGTCGCGGGTGATCAACGGATCGCCGCGGGTCAGCGAGCGGGCGAAGGCCGCCGTCGAGCAGGCGATCGCCGAGCTGGGGTACGTCCCCAACCGGGCCGCGAGGGCTCTCGTCACAAGTCGAACGGACTCGATCGCCGTGGTCGTCCCGGAGACCGAGACCCGTTTGTTTTCCGAACCTTACTTCTCCGAGATAATCCGCGGAGCGGTGGCGGAGCTGTCCGACGCGGACAAGCAGGCGCTGCTGATCCTGGTGCGCACCGAGCGGGAGCGGACCCGGCTGGCCGACTACCTCGCGGCCCAGCGGGTGGACGGGGTGCTGCTGGTCTCCGTGCACGGGCACGACCCGCTGCCGGGGATGCTGGAGCGGCTCGGCCTGCCCACCGTGCTGGGCGGCCGCCGGAACGACGCCGAGACCTTCAGCTACGTCCACGCGGACAACGTGGGCGGCGCGCGGGCGGCCGTCCGCCACCTCGCCGGCCGGGGGCGGCGGGTGATCGCCACGATCACCGGCGACCTGGACCAGGAGGGCGCCAGGGCCCGACTGGACGGCTGGCGGGCGGCGCTGGCCGAAGCGGGGCTGGACGCGGACGACTCGCTGGTCGGCGTCGCCGACTTCAGCGAGCGGCAGGGCGAGGCGGCGATGCGCGAGCTGCTGGCGCGGCGGCCGGAGCTGGACGCGGTCTTCGTGGCCAGCGACGTGATGGCGGCGGCCGCGATCCGGGTGCTGCGGGCGGAGGGGCTGCGGGTGCCGGAGGACGTCGCGGTGGTGGGCTTCGACGACTCCTTCATCGCCCGCCACACCGAGCCGCCGCTGACCTCCGTCCGGCAGCCGACGGAGGAGATGGGCCGGGCGATGGCCCGCATCCTCCTCTCCCAGCTGACCGACCCGGAACGGGTCCATGAGCAGGTCGTCCTCGGCACGGAACTGGTGGTGCGGGGCTCGGCGTGA
- a CDS encoding polysaccharide deacetylase family protein: MRQPNTMTANRPAAPPPWVAATHGAAAAPTRADRTTSPPARPVGDSTWGDEPGERGERGILARRRGLGALLGRSPMQPILRKRAARRLAVLSYQGVDDRESFRAQMERVASQANPVSLARVEESLAGGEPLPPHAVLVTLDQGHRSAVTDALPVLARAGVPAVAFVVAGLLGTERPLWWEEAAFLAANGGRARALPSADPADVLRQLRAMPDPDRHRTLAELRVSTRRQAPGRLQLTAADLGLLRDGGVEIGSQSQSYALLTRCDDATVRAEITDAHRTLTRLTGTAPTAFAYPDGAADPRAAAVLGELGYRSAFLDDHALFDHRESADGSPDPFRISRLRVQSTTSRRRFDNILSGLQPPAGRSA; the protein is encoded by the coding sequence GTGCGACAGCCGAACACCATGACCGCCAACCGCCCCGCGGCACCGCCACCCTGGGTCGCGGCGACGCACGGCGCTGCCGCCGCCCCCACACGGGCGGACCGCACGACCTCGCCGCCGGCCCGGCCGGTGGGCGACTCCACCTGGGGCGACGAGCCCGGCGAGCGCGGCGAGCGCGGGATACTCGCCCGCCGGCGCGGGCTCGGCGCGCTCCTCGGCCGCTCGCCGATGCAGCCGATCCTCCGCAAGCGCGCGGCCAGGCGGCTGGCCGTCCTCTCCTACCAGGGGGTGGACGACCGGGAGTCGTTCCGCGCCCAGATGGAGCGGGTGGCCTCGCAGGCCAATCCGGTCTCGCTGGCCCGGGTCGAGGAGTCCCTGGCCGGCGGCGAACCGCTGCCGCCGCACGCCGTGCTGGTCACCCTGGACCAGGGCCACCGCTCGGCGGTCACCGACGCCCTGCCGGTGCTGGCCCGGGCCGGAGTGCCCGCGGTGGCCTTCGTGGTGGCCGGGCTGCTCGGCACCGAGCGGCCGCTGTGGTGGGAGGAGGCGGCCTTCCTGGCCGCGAACGGCGGACGCGCCCGCGCCCTGCCGTCCGCCGATCCGGCGGACGTGCTGCGGCAGTTGCGCGCCATGCCCGATCCGGACCGGCACCGGACGCTGGCCGAGCTGCGGGTGAGCACCCGCCGGCAGGCGCCGGGGCGGCTCCAGCTGACCGCCGCGGACCTCGGCCTGCTGCGGGACGGCGGGGTGGAGATCGGCAGCCAGTCGCAGTCCTACGCGCTGCTGACGCGCTGCGACGACGCGACGGTCCGCGCGGAGATCACCGACGCCCACCGCACGCTGACCCGCCTCACCGGCACGGCGCCGACCGCCTTCGCCTATCCGGACGGCGCGGCCGATCCGCGGGCGGCGGCGGTGCTGGGCGAACTCGGCTACCGGTCGGCCTTCCTGGACGACCACGCCCTCTTCGACCACCGCGAGTCCGCGGACGGGTCACCCGACCCGTTCCGGATCAGCCGCCTGCGGGTCCAGTCCACCACCTCGCGCCGCCGCTTCGACAACATCCTCTCCGGCCTCCAGCCCCCCGCCGGCCGCTCCGCCTGA
- a CDS encoding NUDIX hydrolase — MPVPEFVRELRQMIGRHPLWMPGVTAVVLDDEGRVLLGRRSDTGKWALITGILDPGEEPALGTARECLEETGVEVVVERLTSVTVSPPLVHVNGDRAQYLELTFRCRAVGGEARVNDDESLEVGWFSPDDLPADVGPRQRQRLAHALSGAAEAWFVGADGEADAKQSLAGS, encoded by the coding sequence ATGCCAGTACCTGAATTCGTGCGCGAGCTGCGCCAGATGATCGGCCGGCACCCCCTCTGGATGCCCGGGGTGACGGCGGTCGTGCTCGACGACGAGGGCCGGGTGCTGCTCGGCCGCCGGTCGGACACCGGGAAGTGGGCGCTGATCACCGGGATCCTGGACCCCGGTGAGGAGCCCGCGCTCGGCACCGCCCGCGAGTGCCTGGAGGAGACCGGCGTCGAGGTGGTCGTGGAGCGGCTCACCAGCGTCACCGTCTCCCCGCCGCTGGTGCATGTGAACGGCGACCGCGCGCAGTACCTCGAACTCACCTTCCGCTGCCGGGCGGTGGGCGGCGAGGCGCGGGTGAACGACGACGAGTCGCTGGAGGTCGGCTGGTTCTCCCCGGACGACCTGCCGGCGGACGTCGGCCCGCGCCAGCGCCAGCGCCTGGCGCACGCGCTGAGCGGGGCGGCCGAGGCCTGGTTCGTCGGCGCGGACGGCGAGGCGGACGCGAAGCAGTCGCTCGCCGGCTCCTGA
- a CDS encoding PTS-dependent dihydroxyacetone kinase phosphotransferase subunit DhaM: MSSPTSPDRVGVVLVSHSGAVAAAVAEFAVALVGTGDPAPVVPAGGVEGGGLGTSSELVLAAAKRADQGQGVVLVADIGSAVLTAKTLLADADENGLPFPTRLANAPFLEGAVAATVTASAGGDLSAVIDAAEDAYRVQK; the protein is encoded by the coding sequence ATGTCCTCCCCCACCTCGCCCGACCGAGTCGGCGTGGTCCTGGTCTCGCACAGCGGCGCCGTCGCCGCGGCCGTGGCCGAGTTCGCCGTCGCCCTGGTGGGCACCGGCGATCCGGCGCCGGTGGTACCGGCCGGCGGCGTCGAGGGCGGCGGCCTCGGCACCAGCAGCGAGCTGGTGCTGGCCGCGGCCAAGCGCGCCGACCAGGGCCAGGGCGTGGTCCTGGTCGCCGACATCGGCAGCGCCGTGCTGACCGCGAAGACACTGCTGGCGGACGCCGACGAGAACGGCCTGCCGTTCCCCACCAGGCTGGCCAACGCGCCGTTCCTGGAAGGGGCGGTGGCGGCCACCGTCACCGCCTCGGCGGGCGGCGACCTGTCCGCCGTCATCGACGCCGCGGAGGACGCCTACCGCGTCCAGAAGTAG